In Xenorhabdus poinarii G6, the following are encoded in one genomic region:
- the glmU gene encoding bifunctional UDP-N-acetylglucosamine diphosphorylase/glucosamine-1-phosphate N-acetyltransferase GlmU — MSMIANSVNAKSVVILAAGKGTRMYSDLPKVLHLLAGKPMVQHVIDTAMALGTQSVHLVYGHGGDLMKQALSNQNLNWVFQAEQLGTGHAMQQAAPHFADNEDILILYGDVPLIAKDTLERLIEAKPEGGIGLLTAILDNPTGYGRIIRENGEVIGIIEQKDATEEQYKINEINTGILVANGGDLKRWLSKLENNNAQGEYYLTDIIALAHKEGRQIKAVHPSRLSEMEGVNNRLQLSALGRIYQSEQAEKLLLAGVMLLDPARFDLRGTLEHGHDVVIDTNVIIQGHVTLGNHVQIGSGCILKNCVIGDGVVIRPYTVIDDSEIAAECTVGPFAHLRPGSKLAEKAHVGNFVEMKKTSLGRGSKAGHLTYLGDAEIGSHVNIGAGTITCNYDGVNKFKTIIGDDVFVGSDTQLVAPVTIAKGVTIGAGTTVTKNVTENELVISRVKQTHIQNWQRPVKKNK; from the coding sequence ATGTCTATGATTGCAAATAGTGTCAATGCAAAAAGTGTCGTGATCCTTGCCGCAGGCAAGGGAACCCGCATGTATTCCGACCTTCCCAAGGTTCTGCATTTGTTGGCTGGTAAGCCAATGGTTCAGCATGTTATTGATACCGCAATGGCGTTGGGAACGCAAAGTGTTCATCTGGTTTATGGGCATGGCGGTGATCTGATGAAACAAGCGCTTTCTAACCAGAATCTGAACTGGGTTTTTCAAGCTGAACAGCTTGGTACGGGTCATGCCATGCAGCAAGCTGCGCCGCATTTTGCAGATAATGAAGATATTTTGATTCTGTACGGTGATGTGCCTTTGATTGCTAAAGATACCTTAGAGCGTTTGATTGAGGCTAAACCAGAAGGTGGTATTGGATTATTGACTGCTATTTTGGATAACCCAACAGGGTATGGCCGTATCATTCGTGAAAATGGAGAAGTCATCGGCATTATCGAACAGAAAGATGCAACGGAAGAACAGTATAAAATCAACGAAATTAACACGGGTATTTTGGTTGCTAATGGCGGTGATTTGAAACGTTGGTTATCCAAATTGGAAAACAACAACGCACAAGGTGAATACTACCTAACCGATATTATTGCGCTTGCACATAAAGAAGGCCGTCAAATTAAGGCGGTACATCCAAGCCGTTTAAGTGAGATGGAAGGAGTTAACAATCGTCTTCAACTTTCCGCTCTGGGACGTATTTACCAATCGGAACAGGCTGAAAAATTACTACTCGCCGGTGTCATGTTATTAGATCCAGCACGTTTTGATCTGCGTGGAACATTAGAACATGGTCACGATGTAGTGATTGATACCAATGTCATTATTCAGGGCCATGTCACATTGGGCAATCATGTTCAGATTGGATCAGGTTGTATTCTGAAAAATTGCGTGATTGGTGATGGTGTGGTGATTCGCCCTTATACTGTTATTGACGATTCTGAAATTGCTGCCGAATGTACTGTCGGGCCTTTTGCCCATTTACGTCCGGGCTCCAAATTGGCGGAAAAAGCGCACGTTGGTAATTTTGTTGAAATGAAAAAAACTTCACTGGGTCGGGGTTCTAAAGCGGGTCATCTGACTTATCTTGGTGATGCTGAAATTGGTAGTCATGTCAATATTGGTGCTGGAACGATTACCTGCAACTATGATGGTGTTAATAAATTTAAAACCATCATTGGTGATGATGTCTTTGTCGGTTCTGATACTCAGCTTGTTGCACCTGTAACCATCGCGAAAGGGGTGACAATTGGTGCCGGAACTACAGTAACAAAAAACGTTACTGAGAATGAATTGGTGATTAGCCGCGTAAAACAAACGCATATTCAAAACTGGCAGCGTCCAGTTAAGAAAAATAAATAA
- the atpF gene encoding F0F1 ATP synthase subunit B: MNINATILGQAVAFVLFVLFCMKYVWPPIMAAIEKRQKEISDGLASAERAKKNLDLAQANATDQLKKAKADAQVIIEQANKQKAQIIDDAKAEAELERNKIVAQAQAEIEAERKRAREELRKQVAMLAIAGAEKIIERSVDEAANSDIVDKLVAEL, translated from the coding sequence GTGAATATTAACGCAACAATCCTCGGCCAGGCCGTCGCGTTTGTCCTGTTTGTTTTGTTTTGCATGAAGTATGTATGGCCACCCATTATGGCGGCCATTGAAAAGCGTCAGAAGGAGATTTCTGACGGTTTGGCTTCGGCAGAACGTGCTAAAAAGAACCTGGACTTAGCGCAAGCCAATGCGACCGACCAATTGAAAAAAGCGAAAGCTGATGCACAAGTTATCATTGAGCAAGCGAATAAACAAAAAGCTCAAATCATTGATGACGCTAAAGCAGAAGCAGAGCTGGAACGTAACAAAATCGTAGCGCAGGCGCAGGCTGAAATTGAAGCTGAACGCAAACGCGCTCGTGAAGAGTTACGTAAACAGGTTGCGATGCTGGCAATCGCAGGTGCCGAGAAAATCATCGAACGTTCCGTGGATGAAGCTGCTAACAGCGACATCGTTGATAAACTGGTCGCTGAACTGTAA
- the atpG gene encoding F0F1 ATP synthase subunit gamma — MAGAKEIRTKIASVQNTQKITKAMEMVAASKMRKTQDRMAASRPYADTIRSVIGHLALGNLEYKHPYLEEREVKRVGYVVVSTDRGLCGGLNINLFKKLLIEMKDWSDKNVQVDLALVGSKAVSFFSSVGGNIVAQVTGMGDNPSLSELIGPVHVMMQAYDEGRLDKLYIVTNKFMNTMSQVPTITQLLPLPAGDDETLKKKSWDYLYEPDPKALLDTLLRRYIESQVYQGVVENLASEQAARMVAMKAATDNGGNLIKELQLVYNKARQASITQELTEIVSGASAV, encoded by the coding sequence ATGGCCGGCGCAAAAGAGATACGTACCAAAATCGCCAGTGTGCAGAACACGCAAAAAATCACTAAAGCGATGGAAATGGTCGCCGCGTCCAAAATGCGTAAAACGCAGGATCGCATGGCGGCTAGCCGTCCTTATGCAGACACCATTCGCAGTGTGATTGGACACCTTGCGTTAGGTAATTTGGAATATAAACATCCATACCTTGAAGAGCGCGAAGTGAAGCGTGTTGGGTACGTGGTTGTTTCGACTGACCGTGGTTTATGTGGTGGTTTGAACATTAACTTGTTCAAAAAATTGCTGATAGAAATGAAAGACTGGTCTGATAAAAACGTCCAAGTTGACTTGGCGCTTGTTGGATCGAAAGCGGTTTCTTTCTTTTCTTCTGTTGGCGGCAACATTGTTGCTCAAGTAACAGGGATGGGAGATAACCCATCATTGTCCGAATTGATCGGGCCAGTCCACGTCATGATGCAAGCATATGACGAAGGGCGTCTGGATAAACTGTATATAGTGACAAACAAGTTCATGAATACAATGTCTCAGGTTCCGACAATCACTCAGTTATTGCCTCTGCCAGCCGGAGACGATGAAACACTGAAGAAGAAGTCCTGGGACTATCTGTATGAACCTGATCCTAAAGCGCTGTTGGATACCCTGCTGCGCCGTTATATAGAATCGCAAGTTTATCAGGGCGTCGTTGAAAACCTGGCTAGTGAACAGGCCGCACGAATGGTCGCGATGAAAGCCGCGACCGATAACGGCGGCAACCTGATCAAAGAGTTGCAGTTGGTTTACAACAAGGCTCGTCAGGCCAGCATCACTCAGGAACTCACCGAAATCGTTTCAGGTGCTTCTGCGGTTTAA
- the atpB gene encoding F0F1 ATP synthase subunit A translates to MSASGEISTSEYISHHLKHLQLDLRTFELVNPHASGYEATFWTLNIDSLFFSIVLGMLFLFVFRKAAVHATDGVPGKFQTAIEMVIGFVDGTVRDMYHGKSKVIAPLALTVFVWVLLMNALDLLPVDFIPYIGEHAFGLPALRIVPTADVSVTLSMALGVFVLILFYSIKMKGIGGFAKELTLQPFNHPLFIPINLILEGVSLLSKPISLGLRLFGNMYAGELIFILIAALLPVGAQWLLSLPWAIFHILIITLQAFIFMVLTIVYLSMASEEH, encoded by the coding sequence ATGTCTGCATCAGGAGAAATTTCAACTTCGGAGTACATAAGTCATCATCTGAAGCACCTTCAGTTGGACTTGCGTACCTTTGAGTTGGTCAATCCCCACGCTAGTGGTTATGAGGCGACGTTCTGGACGTTGAACATTGACTCGCTTTTTTTCTCCATCGTATTAGGGATGTTGTTTCTATTTGTATTCAGAAAAGCCGCGGTTCACGCCACTGATGGTGTTCCGGGGAAATTCCAGACTGCAATAGAAATGGTAATCGGTTTCGTTGATGGCACCGTTCGTGATATGTATCACGGCAAGAGCAAAGTGATAGCGCCTTTGGCTTTGACCGTGTTCGTCTGGGTGTTACTAATGAACGCATTGGACTTGCTGCCAGTCGATTTTATTCCTTATATCGGTGAACACGCCTTCGGCTTGCCGGCTCTGCGTATTGTTCCAACCGCAGATGTCAGTGTGACTTTGTCGATGGCTCTCGGTGTCTTTGTCCTCATTTTGTTCTACAGCATTAAGATGAAAGGAATAGGGGGTTTTGCGAAGGAGCTGACATTGCAGCCTTTCAATCATCCACTGTTTATTCCGATTAACTTAATTTTGGAAGGGGTTAGTTTGCTGTCTAAGCCTATATCACTCGGTCTGCGACTGTTTGGTAATATGTATGCTGGCGAATTGATCTTTATTCTTATTGCGGCCCTTTTACCAGTGGGCGCACAGTGGTTACTCAGCCTGCCGTGGGCGATTTTCCACATACTGATTATCACGTTACAAGCCTTTATTTTCATGGTTCTGACGATTGTTTATCTGTCGATGGCATCTGAAGAGCATTAA
- a CDS encoding F0F1 ATP synthase subunit epsilon, which yields MAAMTFSLNVVSAEKQLFEGLVQKIQVTGSEGELGIYPQHTPLLTAIKPGMIRIVKQFGEEEFIYLSGGILEVQPNGVIVLADTAIRGKDLDEAKVLEAKRKAEEHIRNSHGDVDYAQASAELSKAIAKLRVIELTKKMM from the coding sequence ATGGCTGCAATGACGTTCTCCCTGAACGTAGTCAGTGCTGAAAAACAGTTGTTTGAAGGGCTGGTACAGAAAATTCAGGTGACAGGTAGTGAAGGTGAATTGGGGATTTATCCTCAACACACGCCACTACTTACTGCCATAAAACCGGGCATGATACGTATTGTTAAGCAGTTTGGTGAAGAAGAGTTTATTTACCTGTCAGGTGGAATTCTTGAAGTTCAGCCAAACGGCGTTATCGTACTGGCCGATACAGCGATCCGTGGTAAGGATTTGGATGAAGCTAAAGTGCTTGAAGCCAAGCGCAAGGCAGAAGAACACATCCGTAATTCTCACGGCGATGTTGATTATGCTCAGGCATCTGCTGAATTGTCGAAGGCGATCGCGAAACTTCGCGTTATCGAGCTGACAAAAAAAATGATGTAA
- the rsmG gene encoding 16S rRNA (guanine(527)-N(7))-methyltransferase RsmG: MLNKLESLLAKTDIELSLEQKQQLVAYVGMLNKWNKAYNLTSVRDPDLMLVRHIMDSIVVNPYLHGTRFIDVGTGPGLPGIPLAIVRPDAHFTLLDSLGKRVRFLRQVQHELGLANIEPVQSRVEAFIPEPLFDGVISRAFASLQDMLSWCRHLTKPLEGRFYALKGALPKDELAQLPREIKLDTIIPLQVIDLDEQRHLVILKSN; encoded by the coding sequence TTGCTTAACAAATTGGAATCATTGCTGGCAAAAACGGATATTGAGTTATCACTGGAACAAAAACAGCAGCTCGTGGCCTATGTCGGTATGCTGAATAAATGGAACAAAGCTTATAACCTGACATCTGTCCGAGATCCGGATCTGATGTTGGTTCGGCATATCATGGACAGCATCGTTGTTAACCCATACCTGCACGGAACGCGGTTTATTGACGTAGGAACAGGACCGGGTTTACCCGGCATTCCACTGGCCATTGTGCGTCCCGATGCTCATTTCACGCTATTGGACAGTTTGGGAAAACGGGTACGCTTTTTACGCCAGGTTCAGCATGAATTAGGTTTAGCCAATATTGAGCCTGTACAAAGCCGGGTTGAAGCATTCATTCCAGAGCCCCTTTTTGACGGGGTCATCAGCCGTGCATTTGCTTCATTGCAAGACATGCTGTCATGGTGTCGTCATCTGACCAAGCCACTTGAAGGGCGTTTTTACGCCTTAAAAGGCGCATTACCGAAAGATGAATTAGCTCAGTTACCTAGAGAGATTAAGTTGGATACGATTATTCCTCTCCAGGTTATCGATTTGGATGAGCAACGTCATCTGGTTATACTTAAGTCAAACTAA
- the atpA gene encoding F0F1 ATP synthase subunit alpha, giving the protein MQLNSTEISELIKQRIAQFNVVSEAHNEGTIVSVNDGIIRIHGLADVMQGEMLSLPGNRYAIALNLERDSVGAVVMGPYSDLAEGMKVKCTGRILEVPVGRGLLGRVVNTLGEPIDGKGAVEHDGFSPVEVIAPGVIDRQSVDQPVQTGYKSVDAMIPIGRGQRELVIGDRQTGKTALAIDAIINQRNSGIKCIYVAIGQKASTIANVVRKLEEHNALENTIVVVASASESAALQYLAPYSGCAMGEYFRDRGEDALIVYDDLSKQAVAYRQISLLLRRPPGREAFPGDVFYLHSRLLERAARVNAEYVEKFTNGEVTGKTGSLTALPIIETQAGDVSAFVPTNVISITDGQIFLESSLFNAGIRPAVNPGISVSRVGGAAQTKIIKKLSGGIRTALAQYRELAAFSQFASDLDDATRKQLDHGQKVTELLKQKQYQPMSIAQQALSLFAAERGYLEDIEIAKVVSFEAALLAYASREHADLLKEIDQSGDYNGEIEAKLKALLESFKATQSW; this is encoded by the coding sequence ATGCAACTGAATTCCACCGAAATCAGCGAACTGATCAAACAGCGTATTGCTCAGTTCAATGTCGTGAGTGAAGCTCACAATGAAGGTACGATTGTTTCCGTTAACGACGGTATCATTCGTATCCACGGTTTAGCTGATGTCATGCAGGGTGAAATGCTCTCTCTGCCTGGCAACCGTTACGCAATTGCACTGAACCTGGAGCGCGACTCTGTAGGTGCGGTTGTGATGGGGCCGTATTCTGACTTGGCCGAAGGCATGAAAGTCAAATGTACCGGCCGTATTTTAGAAGTACCTGTTGGTCGTGGTCTACTGGGGCGTGTTGTTAACACTCTGGGTGAGCCAATTGACGGTAAAGGTGCTGTTGAGCACGATGGCTTCTCACCGGTAGAAGTTATCGCGCCAGGCGTTATCGATCGTCAATCCGTTGACCAGCCTGTCCAGACAGGTTACAAATCCGTTGATGCCATGATCCCAATTGGTCGTGGTCAACGTGAGTTGGTGATCGGTGACCGTCAGACCGGTAAAACGGCTCTGGCTATCGATGCGATCATCAACCAGCGTAATTCTGGTATCAAATGTATCTATGTTGCGATTGGCCAGAAAGCCTCTACCATTGCTAACGTAGTGCGTAAACTGGAAGAGCATAACGCACTGGAAAACACGATCGTTGTTGTTGCATCCGCTTCTGAATCTGCGGCGTTGCAATATCTTGCACCATACTCTGGCTGTGCGATGGGGGAATACTTCCGTGATCGTGGTGAAGATGCCCTGATTGTTTACGATGACCTGTCTAAACAGGCTGTAGCATACCGTCAGATTTCCCTGTTGTTACGTCGTCCACCTGGACGTGAAGCATTCCCTGGTGACGTTTTTTACCTGCACTCCCGCTTGCTGGAGCGAGCTGCGCGTGTGAATGCTGAATACGTTGAAAAATTCACCAACGGTGAAGTAACAGGTAAAACAGGTTCTCTGACTGCACTGCCAATCATTGAAACTCAGGCGGGTGACGTTTCAGCGTTCGTACCAACAAACGTTATCTCCATCACTGATGGTCAGATCTTCCTGGAATCTTCTCTGTTCAACGCAGGTATCCGTCCGGCCGTTAACCCAGGGATTTCCGTATCCCGTGTTGGTGGTGCTGCTCAGACTAAGATCATCAAGAAACTGTCTGGTGGTATTCGTACCGCTCTGGCTCAGTATCGTGAATTGGCGGCCTTCTCCCAGTTTGCTTCTGATCTGGATGATGCAACGCGTAAGCAGTTGGATCATGGTCAGAAAGTTACTGAGTTGCTGAAACAGAAACAGTATCAGCCTATGTCCATTGCACAGCAGGCATTGTCTCTGTTTGCGGCTGAGCGTGGTTATCTGGAAGATATCGAAATCGCGAAAGTGGTCAGTTTCGAAGCTGCACTGTTGGCATATGCTAGCCGTGAACATGCTGATCTGCTGAAAGAGATTGACCAGTCTGGTGATTACAATGGAGAGATTGAAGCGAAGCTGAAAGCGCTGTTGGAATCCTTCAAGGCGACTCAGTCCTGGTAA
- the atpH gene encoding F0F1 ATP synthase subunit delta produces the protein MSEFATVARPYAKAAFDFAVEHQSIEHWQNMLAFVAEVTRNEQVGELLSGSLAPETLAKTFITLCGEQVDEHAQNFIRVMAENGRLLVLPEVFLQFTQLRASLESTIDVEVISASELNEQQQTKISAAMEKRLSRKVKLNCKIDKSVMAGVIIRAGDMVIDGSIRGRLNRLTDVLQS, from the coding sequence ATGTCTGAATTTGCTACGGTAGCTCGCCCCTACGCCAAAGCAGCTTTTGACTTTGCTGTAGAACACCAATCCATTGAACACTGGCAGAACATGCTAGCGTTCGTTGCTGAGGTTACTCGCAATGAGCAGGTTGGTGAGCTGCTTTCCGGTTCATTGGCACCGGAAACGTTAGCCAAAACTTTCATCACTCTTTGTGGTGAGCAGGTTGATGAGCATGCTCAGAACTTTATTCGTGTCATGGCAGAAAATGGTCGCTTGCTGGTATTGCCAGAAGTCTTCCTGCAATTTACCCAATTGCGTGCGTCACTCGAATCAACTATTGATGTTGAAGTGATTTCTGCATCCGAACTGAATGAGCAGCAGCAGACTAAAATTTCTGCGGCGATGGAAAAACGTCTGTCACGCAAAGTGAAGCTGAATTGCAAAATTGACAAGTCTGTTATGGCCGGTGTGATTATTCGCGCGGGTGACATGGTGATCGATGGCAGTATTCGTGGCCGTCTGAATCGTTTAACAGACGTCTTGCAGTCTTAA
- the atpD gene encoding F0F1 ATP synthase subunit beta, with product MATGKIIQVIGAVVDVEFPQDSVPKVYDALEVKNGGEKLVLEVQQQLGGGIVRCIAMGTSDGLRRNLDVINLGHPIEVPVGKATLGRIMNVLGDPIDMKGEIGEEERWSIHRTAPTYEELSNSQDLLETGIKVMDLICPFAKGGKVGLFGGAGVGKTVNMMELIRNIAIEHSGYSVFAGVGERTREGNDFYHEMTDSNVLDKVSLVYGQMNEPPGNRLRVALTGLTMAEKFRDEGRDVLLFVDNIYRYTLAGTEVSALLGRMPSAVGYQPTLAEEMGALQERITSTKTGSITSVQAVYVPADDLTDPSPATTFAHLDATVVLSRQIASLGIYPAVDPLDSTSRQLDPLVVGQEHYDVARGVQSILQRYQELKDIIAILGMDELSEDDKLVVARARKIQRFLSQPFFVAEVFTGSPGKFVSLKDTIRGFKGILNGDYDHLPEQAFYMVGTIDEAVEKAKKL from the coding sequence ATGGCTACTGGAAAGATTATCCAGGTAATCGGCGCCGTGGTGGACGTCGAATTCCCTCAGGACAGTGTACCAAAAGTATACGATGCCCTTGAGGTTAAAAACGGTGGAGAAAAACTGGTGCTGGAAGTTCAGCAACAGTTAGGTGGCGGTATCGTCCGTTGTATCGCGATGGGAACTTCCGATGGTCTGCGCCGTAATTTGGACGTCATTAATTTAGGACACCCAATCGAAGTACCAGTGGGTAAAGCAACACTGGGCCGTATCATGAACGTGTTGGGCGATCCGATTGATATGAAAGGTGAAATCGGCGAAGAAGAGCGCTGGTCAATTCACCGTACAGCACCAACCTATGAAGAGCTGTCCAACTCTCAGGATCTGCTGGAAACCGGTATCAAAGTCATGGACTTGATTTGCCCATTTGCTAAAGGGGGTAAAGTTGGTTTGTTTGGTGGTGCGGGTGTAGGTAAAACCGTTAACATGATGGAGCTGATCCGTAACATCGCGATCGAGCACTCAGGTTACTCTGTATTTGCCGGTGTCGGTGAGCGTACCCGTGAAGGTAATGACTTCTATCATGAAATGACTGACTCAAACGTACTGGATAAAGTATCTCTGGTATATGGTCAGATGAATGAGCCACCAGGAAACCGTCTGCGTGTTGCACTGACGGGGCTGACGATGGCGGAAAAATTCCGTGATGAAGGCCGTGACGTGCTGCTGTTCGTTGATAATATTTACCGTTATACCCTGGCTGGGACAGAAGTATCGGCACTGTTAGGTCGTATGCCATCTGCGGTAGGTTATCAGCCAACATTGGCGGAAGAAATGGGTGCTCTGCAAGAGCGTATCACTTCAACCAAAACCGGCTCCATCACCTCCGTACAGGCGGTTTACGTTCCTGCGGATGACCTGACTGACCCGTCACCTGCGACAACCTTTGCTCACTTGGATGCAACTGTCGTATTGAGCCGTCAGATCGCATCTCTGGGTATTTATCCTGCGGTAGACCCGCTGGATTCAACCAGCCGTCAGCTTGACCCATTGGTTGTTGGTCAAGAGCACTATGATGTGGCTCGTGGCGTTCAGTCTATCCTGCAACGTTATCAGGAACTGAAAGACATCATCGCTATTTTGGGCATGGATGAACTGTCTGAAGACGACAAACTGGTTGTGGCACGTGCCCGTAAGATCCAGCGCTTCTTGTCTCAGCCATTCTTCGTTGCAGAAGTCTTCACTGGCTCTCCAGGTAAATTCGTTTCTCTGAAAGACACTATTCGTGGCTTCAAGGGCATCCTGAACGGTGATTATGACCATCTGCCAGAGCAGGCGTTCTACATGGTGGGTACCATCGACGAAGCAGTGGAAAAAGCGAAGAAGCTTTAA
- the atpI gene encoding F0F1 ATP synthase subunit I, producing the protein MSVSLYSGRMALKLLLLQLMTFVILSVAFCTKSIEWGASAFAGGLACWLPNAIFMLLSRFQKVKEEGVPVRIAWFFAISEGVKVIITITVLIVALGVFKAAFAPLGVAYLAVLIVQIIAPAVMNG; encoded by the coding sequence ATGTCTGTATCCCTTTACAGCGGTAGAATGGCATTGAAACTGTTACTTTTGCAGTTAATGACTTTTGTTATTCTCAGTGTGGCGTTTTGCACTAAAAGTATCGAGTGGGGCGCTTCGGCTTTCGCTGGTGGGTTAGCATGTTGGCTACCAAATGCCATTTTTATGTTGCTTAGCCGCTTCCAAAAAGTGAAAGAAGAAGGTGTTCCGGTACGCATTGCATGGTTTTTTGCAATTAGCGAAGGGGTTAAGGTTATCATTACGATAACCGTGCTAATAGTCGCTTTAGGGGTGTTCAAGGCGGCATTTGCACCACTTGGTGTGGCTTATTTAGCGGTGCTGATTGTGCAGATCATCGCACCTGCCGTAATGAACGGTTAG
- the glmS gene encoding glutamine--fructose-6-phosphate transaminase (isomerizing), whose amino-acid sequence MCGIVGAVAQRDIAEILIEGLRRLEYRGYDSAGIAVVDSENRMTRLREVGKVQVLADEADKQPVIGGTGIAHTRWATHGEPNERNAHPHTSDHIAVVHNGIIENHEELREELKAHGYIFASDTDTETIAHLVHWEQQQGGSLLEVIQRVIPQLRGAYGTVIMDSRHPDVLVAARSGSPLVIGLGVGENFLASDQLALLPVTRRFIYLEEGDIAEITRRNVRIFDIQGEAVEREQIESNVQYDAGDKGVYRHYMQKEIYEQPMAIKNTLAGRLNNGQVNLTELGANAAELLSQIEHIQIVACGTSYNAGMVSRYWFESLAGIPCDVEIASEFRYRKPARRKGSLLITLSQSGETADTLAALRLSKELGYLTSLTICNVAGSSLVRESAFALMTKAGAEIGVASTKAFTTQLTVLLMLVAYIGRLKGVDASLEQNIVHALHALPSRIESMLSKDKLIEALAEDFSEKHHALFLGRGDQYPIAVEGALKLKEISYIHAEAYAAGELKHGPLALIDADMPVIIVAPNNELLEKLKSNIEEVRARGGLLYVFADQDAGFTDSENMKIISLPHVEELIAPIFYTVPLQLLSYHVALIKGTDVDQPRNLAKSVTVE is encoded by the coding sequence ATGTGTGGAATTGTTGGTGCAGTAGCACAACGAGATATTGCAGAAATACTGATCGAAGGTCTGCGTCGTTTGGAATACCGTGGTTACGATTCTGCGGGTATCGCTGTTGTTGACAGTGAAAACCGTATGACTCGCCTGCGTGAAGTCGGTAAAGTCCAGGTGCTGGCTGATGAAGCAGATAAACAGCCCGTTATTGGTGGCACAGGTATTGCGCATACCCGCTGGGCAACGCATGGTGAACCAAATGAACGCAACGCTCATCCTCATACTTCTGACCATATTGCGGTTGTGCATAATGGCATTATTGAAAACCACGAAGAATTGCGCGAAGAGTTAAAAGCGCACGGTTACATTTTTGCTTCAGATACAGACACTGAAACCATTGCTCACCTTGTTCACTGGGAACAGCAACAAGGTGGCTCATTACTGGAAGTGATTCAGCGTGTTATCCCACAATTGCGCGGCGCTTACGGCACCGTGATTATGGATAGCCGTCATCCTGATGTGCTGGTGGCTGCGCGTTCTGGTAGTCCACTCGTGATTGGCTTGGGGGTGGGGGAGAACTTCCTGGCATCTGACCAACTGGCGTTACTGCCGGTGACTCGCCGTTTTATCTATCTGGAAGAAGGCGATATTGCTGAAATCACTCGCCGCAATGTTCGCATTTTTGATATACAGGGTGAAGCGGTTGAACGTGAGCAGATTGAATCCAATGTTCAGTACGATGCCGGTGACAAAGGGGTATACCGCCACTACATGCAAAAAGAGATTTACGAACAACCAATGGCGATCAAAAACACATTGGCAGGCCGTTTAAACAACGGTCAGGTAAATCTGACAGAACTGGGTGCGAATGCAGCGGAATTATTGTCTCAAATTGAGCATATCCAAATCGTTGCCTGCGGCACTTCTTACAATGCGGGAATGGTTTCACGTTACTGGTTCGAATCGTTAGCGGGGATTCCTTGTGATGTGGAAATTGCCTCAGAATTTCGTTACCGCAAACCTGCACGTCGTAAGGGAAGCCTGTTGATCACCCTGTCTCAGTCTGGTGAAACGGCTGATACTTTGGCTGCCTTGCGTTTATCCAAGGAGCTGGGCTACCTGACTTCGTTGACCATCTGTAACGTAGCGGGCTCATCTCTGGTACGTGAATCAGCATTTGCGCTGATGACCAAAGCGGGTGCCGAAATTGGTGTCGCTTCGACCAAAGCCTTTACGACTCAATTGACTGTCTTGTTGATGCTGGTGGCTTACATTGGGCGTTTGAAAGGGGTTGATGCATCATTGGAACAAAACATTGTTCATGCCCTGCATGCCCTGCCAAGCCGCATTGAAAGCATGTTGTCCAAAGACAAACTGATTGAAGCGCTGGCAGAAGATTTCTCTGAAAAACACCACGCTCTGTTCCTCGGTCGTGGTGATCAGTACCCGATCGCGGTTGAAGGTGCACTGAAACTGAAAGAGATCTCTTACATTCACGCTGAAGCCTATGCAGCAGGTGAATTGAAACATGGCCCGTTGGCTTTGATCGATGCGGACATGCCAGTGATCATCGTTGCACCAAACAATGAACTACTGGAAAAACTGAAATCCAACATCGAAGAAGTCCGCGCCCGTGGCGGGTTGTTGTACGTCTTCGCCGATCAGGATGCGGGTTTCACCGACAGCGAAAATATGAAGATCATCTCCCTGCCACACGTAGAAGAGTTGATCGCACCGATCTTCTATACCGTGCCATTGCAATTGCTGTCTTACCATGTTGCCTTGATCAAAGGTACAGATGTGGATCAGCCACGTAACTTGGCGAAATCAGTGACGGTGGAGTAA
- the atpE gene encoding F0F1 ATP synthase subunit C translates to MDINMDLLYIAAAILMGLAAIGAAIGIGILGGKFLEGAARQPDLIPLLRTQFFIVMGLVDAIPMIAVGLGLFMMFAVGGK, encoded by the coding sequence ATGGATATAAACATGGATCTGCTGTACATAGCTGCCGCTATTCTAATGGGTTTGGCGGCTATTGGTGCTGCGATCGGTATCGGCATCCTCGGAGGGAAATTCCTGGAAGGCGCTGCTCGCCAACCTGATCTGATTCCTCTGCTGCGTACGCAGTTCTTTATCGTCATGGGCCTGGTTGACGCCATCCCGATGATTGCTGTGGGTCTGGGCTTATTTATGATGTTCGCTGTTGGTGGTAAGTAA